Proteins from a single region of Sphaerochaeta globosa str. Buddy:
- a CDS encoding carbohydrate ABC transporter permease has product MNIHKKRSNAITYLFLSLMGFVMIYPLIWLFFSSFKSNKEIFTSLKMLPEVWNFSGYVQGWKGTGQFSFGYFLLNTFKMVLPTVVVTMASSTLVAYGFARFNFKGKGLLFALMLSTMMLPNAVLIIPRYLLFRDFGWLDSYKPFIIPQLFAFTAFFNYMMIQFIRGIPRELDESAKMDGLGSFRILVLIILPLCKSALFSVFIFQFMWTWNDFFNPLIYINSIANYPVSLALRMSIDAQAAIEWNKILAMSFVSIIPVVALFFSAQKYFVEGIATTGLKG; this is encoded by the coding sequence ATGAATATACACAAGAAACGCAGTAATGCTATCACCTATCTCTTTCTCTCTTTGATGGGTTTTGTGATGATTTACCCCTTGATTTGGCTTTTTTTCTCATCATTCAAGTCCAACAAGGAAATTTTTACCAGCTTGAAGATGCTCCCTGAAGTCTGGAATTTCTCAGGATATGTGCAAGGCTGGAAAGGCACAGGTCAATTCAGTTTCGGCTACTTCTTGCTCAATACGTTCAAGATGGTACTTCCCACCGTCGTAGTAACCATGGCTTCTTCCACCTTGGTCGCCTATGGATTTGCCCGGTTCAATTTCAAGGGGAAGGGTTTACTGTTTGCTTTGATGCTCTCCACCATGATGCTGCCCAACGCGGTACTCATCATTCCCCGCTACTTGTTGTTCAGGGATTTCGGTTGGCTGGATTCCTATAAGCCTTTCATTATCCCTCAGTTGTTTGCCTTTACGGCTTTTTTCAACTACATGATGATCCAATTCATCCGTGGAATTCCCCGGGAACTCGATGAGTCGGCAAAGATGGATGGGCTTGGTTCGTTCAGGATCTTGGTGTTGATTATCCTGCCGTTGTGCAAATCAGCGTTGTTTTCCGTTTTTATCTTTCAATTCATGTGGACTTGGAATGATTTCTTCAATCCTTTGATCTACATCAATAGTATTGCCAACTATCCGGTTTCCCTGGCTTTGCGTATGTCCATCGATGCCCAGGCAGCTATAGAATGGAACAAGATTCTGGCAATGTCGTTTGTTTCCATCATTCCGGTGGTTGCCCTGTTTTTCTCGGCGCAGAAATATTTTGTGGAAGGTATCGCAACAACCGGTCTCAAGGGGTAA
- a CDS encoding sulfatase family protein — translation MQEKPNILMIFTDQQRWDTLAAYGNQKIHTPNLDRLAAQGVVFETAITPCPLCMPARASVMTGKSSSALQCMENSYPKSVDNRETIAGLLAESGYHCQAIGKMHFSNTPYEETYGMHHMILSEETRGVRTAKKADDIVLDDYDKFLAERKLWGWDKPTEIGYNEIKPLVAPLPKETHVTQWCGDQTVAWLKECRPKNKPFFLWSSFVKPHVPYDCPQHLLAMYDPAQMDEPWVSEQDGCSLNPYFASYRKAKEFDLYSEEAGRKAKAYYYANITFIDEQVGRILDALDEQGLADSTLVIFSSDHGDLLGDHRLWYKCFGFEGSLRVPLLMRLPDHLHAGTRYEGLTSLLDLFPTILDAAGLNHRYTDRPGISLLDMLEGKDGHERVFSEVMDSPYTMSHVRTAQYKYLFYQNGAYEQLFDLGKDPMELHDLAGDSRYEQVRQSLRDWAESYIAEYGNPKLHLDEKGSLRSEPYHVHTEPKQRPFSRMPWDGRFPSDEQTLFFTKDRRDWLDALQP, via the coding sequence ATGCAGGAAAAGCCAAACATTCTTATGATTTTCACAGACCAGCAACGGTGGGATACCTTGGCTGCATATGGTAATCAGAAAATTCATACACCGAACCTGGACAGGCTTGCCGCCCAAGGGGTGGTCTTTGAAACAGCCATAACCCCGTGTCCTTTATGCATGCCTGCCCGTGCTTCAGTCATGACAGGTAAGAGCAGTTCAGCATTGCAATGTATGGAGAACTCCTATCCGAAGAGTGTGGATAACCGAGAAACCATAGCCGGTCTTCTTGCAGAAAGTGGATACCATTGCCAAGCTATTGGGAAAATGCATTTTTCCAACACACCCTATGAAGAGACGTATGGTATGCATCATATGATTCTTTCAGAGGAGACCCGTGGTGTTCGCACAGCAAAGAAAGCAGACGATATTGTACTCGATGATTATGACAAGTTCCTCGCTGAGCGCAAGCTGTGGGGATGGGACAAGCCCACGGAGATTGGATACAACGAGATTAAGCCCCTGGTTGCTCCACTTCCCAAGGAAACGCATGTCACTCAGTGGTGCGGAGACCAGACGGTAGCATGGCTGAAGGAGTGCAGGCCGAAGAATAAGCCGTTCTTTTTGTGGTCTTCCTTCGTAAAACCCCATGTCCCCTACGATTGCCCGCAACATCTGCTTGCTATGTATGACCCGGCCCAGATGGATGAGCCTTGGGTGTCTGAACAGGATGGCTGCTCTTTGAACCCCTATTTTGCTTCGTATCGTAAAGCGAAGGAGTTCGACCTGTACTCCGAAGAAGCTGGAAGAAAGGCAAAGGCCTATTACTATGCAAACATTACGTTCATCGATGAGCAGGTAGGGAGAATTCTCGATGCTCTGGACGAGCAAGGGCTTGCTGATTCCACCTTGGTGATTTTCTCATCCGATCATGGAGATTTGTTGGGTGACCATCGGCTGTGGTACAAGTGCTTTGGATTTGAAGGGAGCCTGCGTGTACCTTTGCTGATGCGCTTACCGGATCATTTGCATGCCGGCACCCGTTATGAAGGGCTTACCAGTCTGCTCGATCTGTTTCCAACCATACTGGATGCTGCTGGTCTTAATCATCGCTATACTGACCGTCCCGGAATCAGCCTTCTGGATATGCTTGAGGGAAAGGATGGACATGAGCGGGTTTTCAGTGAGGTGATGGACAGCCCGTATACCATGAGTCATGTGAGGACTGCTCAGTATAAGTATCTGTTCTATCAGAACGGGGCTTATGAGCAACTGTTCGACCTGGGAAAGGATCCGATGGAACTGCATGATCTTGCCGGGGATTCCCGCTATGAGCAGGTTCGACAATCTCTCAGAGACTGGGCTGAGTCCTATATAGCGGAATATGGCAATCCCAAGCTGCATCTGGATGAAAAAGGGAGCCTTCGTTCGGAGCCCTATCACGTGCATACCGAGCCAAAGCAAAGGCCCTTCTCAAGGATGCCATGGGATGGAAGGTTTCCTTCTGATGAGCAGACGTTGTTTTTCACCAAGGATCGAAGAGACTGGCTTGATGCTCTGCAACCTTGA